GCGCGGAACCTTGGGCTTGTGCGTCGGGTCGGCGCGGATGGCGGCGTGGGCCTTCTTGTAGATCTCCTCGATCTCGTCGGCCGTTACTCCGAGCTTGTTGTAGCGCGCGAACTGGCGCTTGTAGGCTTCCTCGTCTTCCTCAAGCAGCACCTTCATGTATTCAGCCACGTGCTGCCCGTAGATGTGACGTCGGTGAACTTCGGCGTTGAACTCCTTTGTCTCGTTGTCGTAGCCCGGGAAGCGCTTGTTGCTGTGCGGGATGTCCATGCCGCCGTCCACGGCTCCCTTCAGGCAGCCGAAGATGCGAGCTCCCGTCGTGGTGCGCGCCAGGCCTACGTCGAGGAAGCAGCGGAAGGCGCCTGGCTGCCCGTCCTCGCTCTCGACGCAGTAGTCCTCGCCCGTGGCCTCCTCGCAGCCTTTGTAGATCTCGTCGAGCTTGAACTTCTGAAGCATGCGGCGCGCCAGCAGCAGACCCGTGCAGTAAGCGGCGGCATAATTGGTTAGGCCTAACTTGACGCCGTACTGCGGCAGCTCGTGAGCGTAAGCGGCGCACACGATCACGTCACCCTCGATGCGAGCGTACGCAACCTGGCAGATGATGTCGCGGTTCGTGATCCGGACGATCATGCGGTACTTGGGGGAATTGTACTTGTTCTTGTCCTGTACAACCAGCCTACGGCGGGCGTAGTAGTCAGTCTTACCCTCTCGCCTGCGCTTGAACTTCACTTGAAACCTCTTAAAGTAGGCCTTGTTCTTTACAACTTTGACGAACCCCATGGTTTCCCTGGGATGTTAGGACACAAGAATTACTTGTGGTCTCACTTGGCAAGTAGGGTAATCAGCGCACGGGTTAAAAAGGAACACGTGGCTTTGGCGCCCGACTGGTCGACATGAACAagacagaagaaaagagaggGCCACCGAGCCGCTAAGACGTGTCATGTCCGACTAGACATTTCTTGTGGTGGCGCTGTCAAGCTAATATTTAACAAATAGAAGATATAAAACATTTTAGTGCTCAATTAAAAACAACAACGTTTGTACTAATACAACATTATACAACAATAATAAATTTAATAACAATATTTTGTtaataaaattttttttgttttgcagcgCTACCTGTTGTCACATTTGTATTGTGAAGACTGTGCTTAATTTTATTAATAACTAACTTTAATAAACTTTTAAAACAAGTCAATAACTTTAGTGTATTAAAAACTTTAGAAAACTTTATTATTACATCAACTTTAAACAGGAAACGGATTAGCTTGGACGCGTTTCACAACTTCCTGCACGCGGTCGCAGCGCATGCGCCGTAGTTTTCTCCAGTGATCCCGGTGGGAAGATGGAGCCCGTGTGTTGGTTGTCATTGTCAGCCCGATGGATTTCGGATTCTACCTGAACGTAGGATGTCCCGGCTGGCGGACTATTTTGTGGTAGTCGGATTCGATCATGAAAAGGAGCGTGAGTACCCGTTTACCAGTAATTCATTTGGCAACGCGCTAAGCGCCTGCGCGGCGTGCGATGATTCAAGTAAGCGGCCTGCTTTGCTCGTAGTGGCCCAGCAAGCAACGGGCATGCAGCGACTGCTCCGTTGGCTCGGCGCACTTTCGTTTCGTATGCACCGACGCTCTCGGACTTTCTCTTCGTATCCCACAAGCTCGAAAGCCTTCTCCGCTAATCACTGCACCGTGAAATTTGTGAAATTGACTTCGCGGCGTGTACGTTGCCTGCGCGGCTCTCGCCGGACGGCTCGTTTCTAAACAGCGGTGGGCTTGCCCCTCTGTGAGCGTATATCGGGGGGGTTTGTGGTACGCAGCGCCCAAACATCGCGCGTTTCTGAAGGGCGTGTCGACAGAAGCCAGTCTGGCTCGTGTTTTTCGGCATGCGCCCTCAAAATATCTACTCCGGACCGGGGAGTCTGAAAGAATTCGTGGAGCTGGACTCGGATTAGTCTCCGCCACACCTCTTGTTGCACCGAGGTGATACACGGTTTCGCTGTGTGTGCTCTCTTTGGCGTGAACCCCGGCGTAATACCGTTGCTTTGCCGGTAAGCTATGTCCCGGAGGCGAAAAATAAGGAATCATCCGGTATCGTTCCTTTAAGAGCGACCTTCAAAGGGAGGTGCGGTCTATCGCAACCTATCCGGACGTGTCGGAGAGAGGAGGACGTTTTCAAAATTCGAGCGTCGTCGATTCGCTCTCCTGAAACTCGTTCATGCGCAAGTATAACGGCAGTAACCACCGGGTCTTAGCATTTTTAGACCATTGTTCCGAGCTAGCGAGTTTTACCGCGATTTTCCTGCTGCGGAGGCAGGTGTAGACGGGACTGCTTCTCGGCAAGGCTTTTTCTTGTTGCCTCGTTGGCCGACcgagttttttattcatttctcaTCTTTTGTCTCTTCTCGCGCGTCTGAGCTCGCGTCACGTCATCACCCCTTCGATGTGCTTTGATCGGCCCCAGTGGCAGACTACTGGCTGTCCCGGATCTGCTGTTGCCGTGCGGCTCTTTTGCTTGCATTTGCTTCACGGCATTGTTTCGGGTCAAGCAGTCCGTGCTGATGGAAGGCTTCTGGCGAGCCACGAGGCCGTAAAGTCTGCGCTCCAACATGTGTTTCGCGTATGAAACCCGCGGATGGGTTGGGTGACGGCGTTGTCTTGAAAAAGTGTCGGGCTGCGCTATGTGTGTCGAGTAGTTGCCAGCTGATCGTCTCGCAGAGAGACGGTTAAAAGGAAACTCGTCTCTTCGGGCTGCTTCTTGCTGCCTCGAGATAGCAGCCGTTGCGAATTCGTGGGCCAAAGTCTAGTTCAGTTCACACTCTCGGTCATGTGGCCCGTTTGAAGTAGATAAGCAGGGCTTCTGAGTTTTCGTTCTCGTCGCGTTTGCTTGTTGTTTCCACGCTGAAAGTTGTGGGCAGTTGTTATCGGCATTTAGTTTTTAGATTTTGCTACTTCGATGTCGTCCCACGTTCTATTTTTTTATAACAGCTGCACGTGTGTTAGAGGTCAGTAAAGATCGAACTACGGGCCTACACATAGCGCACGTTGAAGAAATATAGGTTATGATTAATCTGGAACCTGCCACTATGTTATCCTTCATGCGATTTCTGACGTTAAACCTCACCGTAAATAATTCAAATTATCAATGCAAGCAAAAGACGTGAGGGGCTCGAAATAAACGCCTTAGCGTTTTTCTTCCAGAATGGTCGCGATCGCAGGCGATGCGAACGAAATTAAGGACGTTGGTTAACTTGAGTGTTTGTCCAACCAgaacaactgttttttttttgttattgttatttgCGATAAGTAGATGCAGAAAAAAGTCGACAATGCTGACTGACAGGTACCGAGTTCTATACACTCTTCTTCACCCGTGCGAGGAACTGTATTGCCTTGAAACATGCAACGCTTTTAATCCCTCCTTGAATCTGCTGTAATTGACTTGTTTATTGGAAGCGCGGATACCAGCTGCATCAGCGCACCTGAAGATCAAGAAGATGGTTAAGTACACACACGTAGGATGTTCGGCGAGTGAGCTTTAATTTATGCAACGTCGCGCTCGATATGTAAAGTCGTGTCGACATCTGTGTCTTGCAGATGCGCCGCATTTTCTCGTCACCAGAGCATATACATTCTTTAACACACGCTGCAATACAGTCGTTTGAATTTATATTGATAATGCGTACACTGTGTCATTTTTTTACCTGTTTTTGACCTACCTACGCACCTTCACGCAGTTCGCAGGCTCTTTCCAAGGTTTTAAACTGCGGAGAATATGCCTAAGTAGCACAGGATGGTCGATGTTGACTAAGGCAGAGTTTTACTGTGGATAAGCAGGCGGCTCCGCGATTTGAAGTTTTATTTTTACAAGCACGTAATCACATGCGGAACCCTTTATAGCCTGCTCTTAATACCGAGAACCTGCGCACCACATTCGGTCCATGATAACTTCCTAGTCTCATGCTTAAACTGGTAAGGCGTTCTTTCAGTACTCTGTTTTTATACTTTAGGCGAGACAAGATTTATCACCAGCGTGGGAAATTAAAGGTCAGACGGACCCTTTCTCTTCTTCTACTTGTATATTCTTTAATTTAAAATTCGCACCTAAATTTTGGCTCAGGAGGCACGCCAGCTTTATGTCGCTGATTTCAAAATACTTTATTTGTTTTTAATGGTTGGACCTTGGGTTTTTTCGACGCCGGGAAAGCTTGAAACTTGCTATGGGGAGTCATTTGTTCATTTTGAAAACACAGAACATATAGTGTTCCTTTTAAAAGTTTACTTTTGAGATCGCGCGCGCAGATCTCGACTGGATGAGACGCAGACAAGGgtctcaaagaaaagaaaacacgtcaGGTCTGCGCGGAACATGTAACACAGGCACAGCGTAAGCTGCAGGAGCGGCCTTCATAGAACCCATTGCCCGCTACCCTATAAATCaacattttgcgaagtagcgatgcacccactacgcgtctatAAGGGCAATATGCGCACCTACGTAGATGCACACTTTGCTGCTGATGTGGCAGATGATGTCGAgattgaagaattatggctgagccctttttaatCATTGGGATGATTTGAACCGCCCACTCGTTACGGAGTTCACATGGTGCGATTatgctgccacgcaatattacgtctgttaaagggacactaaaggcaaatgttaagtcgacgttgattgttgaaatagcgttccagaagcctcgtagtgcttgtttcgggccaaggaaatgcttattttgaaaggaaATCACGTTTTAATGTTCCGCGCGGCGTTAGCGcccttcaaatcacccgcctgaacgggccttctgacgtaagagttgccgtgcccaacgttgcccgtctttactgcccggccgccgaacagaaacgaacaagcagcattttatgcGTCTTGTGattcacggaaggttctttctttaccgcaactagtttgattattaGACTCTCGACGTCATCGgggtcatttccaaaatgtcccactcgtagtgctcatcgtgtcctacatttaccttaatttctcgattaatAAGCACTTCCGTTgctaatattgacgttttagacgttctcacacattgacctttcactctgacattaattgttatttgcctttagtgtccctttaaatagatCCCTCGCCATACTTGAAGCTTGTAAGGGGTCTTTTTTCAAAAAAAGTTTCGAGTACtgaagtggctctgtggtagaacactatATGCCTACAGCCGGGGGCCTCTCATTTCGTTACAATCCGCGAGCATGgttctttcgctcgaagcacaGTTGAGAGTGCTGCAGTATGGTAGCACTCTCATATTTCATATCTTGCGGGGTTTCTCTAAACGCCGGAAACAAAAATGCTACTCAGCGTGCACGTTACCACAAAAGATTGCATCGTTCGTTTCGGAATGCATGCCCTCTGCAATGTAGCTGAACGCACTTGCCCCTCAAGTGTATATGcacaatataaaaaaatacactaacgagcgccacatgacggcacaccatatgtcgttggtttcattgaGTTGCTGTTAACCACTGTCTTTAAGTACTTGGCTCTAGGTctctagttacgtgaaacaccctgtgtgtACCCTATAACGGGCTTCACGTATCGCGGGTAGTTCAGGGAGGTTTCGCGTAATTTGTTTTTCCACTGCGGTTATAGCACAGGATAATATCTTCGCAACACCATACTTCAGTGGTCAGGCCATGAAAACGAAGGAAATAAATTGCACTTTCATCTGAGGAGCTATTGGACCGGTGCGCTATTATGAGCTTCTATATGTAATAATAAGACCGCGCGTTGCGACAGGTGCTCGTGACGCACGGACATCCGTAATACTGGACACTGTATGCgtaattttcttctcttttttatgCGGCTTTTCTTTATGATGCGACGCGAACTGTTTTGATAGCTCTTCCGTCCCTCTGCTTCGTCGCTTGCGACATGAAGCGTCACTTCCTTCCCGCCACCATTAATTTGCGGATATACGTACGTGTGCTCTGCGAGACGTAATATCTGATATACCTATATCAGGCGATGCGCCAATGCATGCGAAGCACTTCGTGTAGTACAGTCGAACCCTgatatatcgaatctgaaggggatcacacGGGAGTTCTAATGTAGGTAATTTGGTATATACAACATTTTGTATATCGGAAGTATATTCAGGGGGATTTTACTTTCACTTTATTTCATTTTGTTGaccccctaacggctagtggatgcggaaagattgctcgtgcacgttactagtctatcataaggtttcggaactgtcaaccaccagtagtgttatgcaaatctaagccaccgTGCCTTTGTAGGAGAGCGAAATgcggacatacccgaaacgcatGTGTTCCCTTTAActgtggacccgtctgtacatacgTTGCGGTAACTGTGTTGGCGGTCTTGCTCATTGCAACAAGCGTCACCCGACATGCCTTGCGGATTGCAAAATGTGCGTTTCGTGAACCCTCTCTCGAACGATGTTTTCTCCTTTCAGGACCATTAGGGCGTCCGCTTGCGTAAACTTTAGCTACGGCTGCAGCGACCTAGATACCGCGATTTATTTCGCGTCGCAAATTAGCTTGCGGATAAATCAATGGTCCAAGCACTGGGTATATAGTTGGTCCGAGGTCAGTCCATTCGATCCACCTTTGCTTGTTGCTTTATCACGGCGTCGATGCTCTTGTTCGGTGCGCCGGCAGAATGGGCGCGATCTCCCCAGGCACTGCAGACCTGGGAAAGATATTAATCGGGTTAGCACTTGACGATGGCCCTACCTGACCTCGGATAACTTAGGCACATGTACTGGTTGCATAAAATTTGTATACTGACGCTGAAAAGGAAAGCTTGTTGTCCGTCCGTTTGTTTGTAACCTGAAACTGAAAATGAAGAGATCCGTAcggattctctttttttttttctgttccgacACGGCGGGGGCAGGGCGACgaatcgaaggggggggggggtgctttgtaGACAAAGAAAGTTCAGCGACTTGTCAGCGCATGTCACAAGGTCGCAATTTATAAACATAggttacaagcaaaaaaaaaaaaaagaaagtcattcACTGCGACTTTTGGTACTGAGCATTCTTAGCCATCTCGCAAATATCTAATCTTTCTTTCCCCGTTTTTTCGGACctgtgcaaagaaagaaagtgaagacgtTATCTGACTGAATTATCTGAAGTTGGGGGACAATGCCCGCTGAAAGCGATCTCTGTtcctgtctaaccccatttgaggtcaaaactgccatgtcggccttcagataggaagtgacaaggCGAGAGGACGGTTCTGACGTCGTGCCaaggggccgcataatactgctcCGCGGGCCGCTGTAGTGCATGTTTATCTGGTCCCGCCGTCGTTATAACTTTTCGTTCTGAAGAAATCGGTAGCCCCTTGACCTCGGCGAACGGCTTCACTGTATGGTGGTTGACCCTCCCCCCTCCTTCCCTCTTCGTCTTTTCCAAGCCGTATGGTAACAATCGTCATCTTGTCAGTTCTGATTGAATCGATCTAGTGGCTCCCGTATTCGCCGAGGCATCTACAGTGGCAACGTGCTGCAGAGCTCGAGGGCACGGTTTCGATCGCGGCTGCGGAGACCCCATTTCGACCGAGGCGAAATGGAAGAATTAGCGCTCCATTGTGTACTTACGTTTATGAAAAGTAATCCTGAATCTCCCATACGTAGATTGTGGTTATGTAACGTCACGCAAAACCCgaacattaattaattaattaattaattgacaTAAAAACGGGTAAGGTGCGAATACTTGCCAACAGGTGGCTGATGAATCCTTACCAAATACATCTCAGCTTTCTGTCGTTCTAAGATTCATTCACATGCCTCGTACGAAATCCTTCATTGGCTGAAAAAGCCGACACAGTGAAATTCGACGATATGGCGCAGTTTTGTGCCCGGAATAGCCCCCCTGTTCGGAAACTTCTGAAATAGATCGATCTTTTTGTCCTTCGCGATAATTTGCTTTACCCAGCCAgcattgctctctctctctctctcaataatcGCGTCCGTGTCTGCCAGCGCTCAATGCTCAGACAAACAGACGCGGTCGTAGCGGACGGCGCTTGCACCTGTATCGTATAGTTGCACATCGCGTTACGTCACCTCTATATGGCGCCGTGGTGGCGCTCCGCTTACGCGTCCCTATATCTCCACCGCTCGTTCGGGATAATGGAGTTGATGTAGACGTACGACACCGTACAGAGATGTAGATGTATGCCTGTACGGCACCGGCTCGCCGCCGTGTGTTCAGCGACACGGCGGTCACAGTATCGCCGGCTAAGTAAGCACAAACGAAGGACGTTGATTGCGGCCCACGTGTTGCCGAAACATACGTGCAGTAGTGTAGTGGCGAGCGGAGCTGCAGCCAAGGCGCAAAAGGTACACAGAACGAAACAGTAATGCACCGAATTAATGTCGGCAAAACAAAACGAAATTCGTCGACTGAAGCGCAAAGGCGTCCGTGCGTATATACGATTAGCTGCGCATTCTGACGACATgtacttcttcctttttttctttttttcaaaagcaGCTATATGAAGCGTAATGCTGTTGCTACGCAACCACTAATGAGGCGTTCCGATTGTCACGTCGGCGCTGTCCGATTTCTTTATTAGTATTCTTATCGCCGTTTTGGTGAGCCTAGCACGTTGCGAGGTCAGATAGATAAAGAAAACGTTATCTCGTAACGTAGCAACGCGTTCATAACTCATATGTTCAATTTACTTACGTGCTTTTAATATGCAGCTGTGTAGTCGCTTACGTTTTATCGGTGGCTTTAACGCAGtcagcaaatatatatatatatatatatatatatatatatatatatatatatatatatatatatatatatatatatatatatatatatatatatatagactgcaGGTGACGGCAGAGCGATGAACAAAGCGCCAAAGCATCCCGGCATATTTTCTTCTCACCACATCCGCTTCGTCCGTCCGGCTCCCGCGAGGtgtaggaaaaaagaaaaaaaacgccaataCCTAATCGGAATCGTTGTTGCATGCACGAATCGAAATACAGTACACCACAGCGGGAcacaaacgagaaaaaaaatatctggcgtTAGTAGGCAGCAATGCGAACCAGTAAGTTACCattacacataggcgtgcgcagggttcccctttggagggtggggggtggggggggggcaatgttttATCGAAGCGCCCCTCCCCTCCGTTGGTTGAgtccaaaggacaacatgcttcacaagaGAAGcatctcacaatggcctgccttcgGTCCTTGGCTTTCCTGAAGTAAAGACGgaggtaaacagttcttggaatgcaacaccaGGGGCCTTCGGCCACCATAGTCGTCCAAAACTTGCATGGCCATGACTGAGCAagcgtatggggcagactttgagcCCCCCTTCTACGTGATTAGGGAGAGGGGGGCCAGATGAACTTTTTTTTACCCCTTgcccccctcgtgtgcacgcctatgctcttaCACATGCAGTATACCGATATCGCCACTCTTGCAGTGAGATATATTTGCATGTGTCTGTCAGTGCTATGTACAGTTGTATGAGTGCCAGAGACTTCACGTTGAAAGTTTCAAGAAACTTGCCTTACTAAGCCATGGGTGTGGCCAAACGTCCCGCCATGGTCTATAATACGAGAAAACGACTTCGAAAACCGTGACGTCAGACTGACGTTCAGGTGCTGCAGTTCCGGCACGAAATTCAACAATTAAACTTTCACTTTCATTCACCTTAAAAGCAGCGCAAGCAACACATGGACGATGTAAGACCCGTTCGGTCTTACTTTGTCCTTGTGTTGCTTGCGCTGTTTTTAAGGTGAAtatcccaaccaactggcccaattgtCTGTTGTACTAAACTATATTTGACTTTAATTTTCTCTCTTAATAGTGGATTCATTCACGATTGCGAAATTAAATGCGGAACAGTTCTTGCTCGACAGCtggtccgaaggtcgcggggttgaatcccggccgcggtggccgtatttcgatggaggcgaaatgcttgaggtgGTCGAAACCCatggtagtcgaaatttccgagccGGTGTCCatccctcatatcgtggttttgggacttaaaaccccaacTGTTCATTATTAAATTAATGAAAGAACGctgcgcaaaaaaacaaacaaaacaaaaaacaacaaccgaGGACCAGAAAGAAACAGAGCTGACAggcgcaatgttttttttttttttttgcgcatccTTTATTCGTGAAGCCTGTTGCACCAACTCTCCCACATCAAGCTGCTTCAGGATATTAAATTTAACTTTAGATCGAGTGTATCAGGCATCAGTGACCCTTTGATTCATGtcgaacattcacgtccccctgCGCATGCTAACCGTCTCGTCGGCGCGCAGGTGTCGGGGGCGATCGGGTGACGACGACGCGCGTTGTCGATTTGTATTAGACCCGCCGTGTTCCGCCTTGCGAGT
This window of the Rhipicephalus sanguineus isolate Rsan-2018 chromosome 2, BIME_Rsan_1.4, whole genome shotgun sequence genome carries:
- the LOC119383477 gene encoding 60S ribosomal protein L5-A, with translation MGFVKVVKNKAYFKRFQVKFKRRREGKTDYYARRRLVVQDKNKYNSPKYRMIVRITNRDIICQVAYARIEGDVIVCAAYAHELPQYGVKLGLTNYAAAYCTGLLLARRMLQKFKLDEIYKGCEEATGEDYCVESEDGQPGAFRCFLDVGLARTTTGARIFGCLKGAVDGGMDIPHSNKRFPGYDNETKEFNAEVHRRHIYGQHVAEYMKVLLEEDEEAYKRQFARYNKLGVTADEIEEIYKKAHAAIRADPTHKPKVPRPNVEKKRWNRAKMTLSERRNRVAQKKASYIKKLEAGDAD